The following are encoded together in the Ornithodoros turicata isolate Travis unplaced genomic scaffold, ASM3712646v1 ctg00000858.1, whole genome shotgun sequence genome:
- the LOC135375378 gene encoding zinc finger protein 227-like, translating into MQLCPELSCQLSRMKSEPSDTACLIEEGQVDRQHHRKSASGGDSGGAKGSTPVLHIEDQPRSTCSRAPSGCCSPNAQFKISATTVEPQFDDTALVTTHCRPTEQHPGQRKPRALACASKVTKCHMLVHGHNESEECPTVKDIQMGEKDVDLSPATFSQSEGTNKFLLNQSGEKPYKCNICPADFRHSTSLWRHKLTHTGLKQYKCDLCPAVFGRSSNLRRHQQKHTGEKPYKCNLCPAEFRHQHHLKNHVRVHSGEKPYKCDLCPAEFSQSTNLRCHERTHTNEHPYKCDLCPAEFSHSTSLRIHRRAHTGEKPYKCDLCPAEFSQNATLQNHRRTHTGEKPHKCDLCPAEFSQSTSLLRHRLTHTGERPHKCDVCPAEFSRSTHLQRHKLTHTGERPHKCDLCPASGLTRQLSGSRGGKLKPEGCRLIARPVRISFASKAVICNRKKDNPHLKLPDIQQWAKSQPGLDIPKSTMADILSRSDKLLSADKENVNAVRDRSGRE; encoded by the exons ATGCAGCTCTGCCCAGAGTTGAGCTGTCAGCTCTCGAGAATGAAATCGGAACCTTCCGACACTGCGTGCCTAATAGAAGAGGGCCAGGTCGATCGACAGCACCACAGGAAGTCTGCATCAGGAGGTGATAGTGGTG GAGCAAAAGGAAGCACACCTGTTCTTCATATTGAGGACCAGCCCAGGAGCACTTGCAGTCGAGCACCCTCAGGTTGCTGTTCCCCAAATGCACAGTTCAAGATCAGCGCAACAACGGTTGAGCCACAATTCGACGACACTGCCCTTGTCACTACGCATTGTCGACCCACAGAGCAACATCCAGGCCAGAGGAAGCCACGTGCACTTGCATGCGCATCGAAAGTCACGAAGTGCCACATGCTCGTACACGGTCACAACGAGTCGGAAGAGTGTCCCACTGTAAAAGACATCCAGATGGGAGAGAAGGACGTCGACCTCTCTCCCGCTACCTTCTCCCAGTCCGAGGGTACCAACAAATTTTTGCTGAATCAAAgtggcgagaagccatacaagtgcaatatCTGCCCCGCAGACTTCAGACACAGCACGAGCCTTTGGCGTCACAAGCTGACACACACGGGCCTGAAACAatacaagtgcgacctctgccCCGCAGTGTTTGGCCGGAGCTCCAATCTCCGGCGTCACCAGCAGAagcacacgggagagaagccgtacaagtgcaacCTTTGCCCCGCGGAGTTTAGGCATCAGCACCACCTGAAGAACCACGTACGGGTCCACAgcggcgagaagccgtacaagtgcgacctctgtcccgCAGAGTTCAGTCAGAGCACGAACCTGCGGTGTCACGAACGGACGCACACGAACGAGCATCCCTACAAGTGCGACCTGTGTCCCGCGGAGTTCAGCCACAGCACGAGCCTGCGCATTCACCGAAGggcacacacgggtgagaaacCGTACAAGTGCGACCTGTGTCccgcggagttcagccagaacgCCACCCTGCAGAATCACAGGCGGACGCATACGGGCGAGAAGCCgcacaagtgcgatctctgtcctgcggagttcagccagagcacgAGCCTGTTGCGTCACAGgttgacacacacgggcgagaggccacacaagtgcgatgtctgccccgCGGAGTTCAGCCGCAGCACCCACCTGCAGCGTCACAAGTTGACACATACTGGCGAGAGGCCACACAAGTGCGATCTGTGCCCTGCGAGCGGGCTCACAAGG caactgtccggttctagagggggaAAACTCAAACCCGAGGGATGTCGCCTGATCGCCCGCCCTGTGCGAATCAGCTTCGCTAGCAAGGCAGTGATATGCAACAGGAAGAAGGACAACCCCCACCTGAAGTTGCCGGACATTCAACAGTGGGCAAAGTCTCAACCTGGTCTCGACATTCCGAAGTCTACGATGGCGGATATACTCAGCCGTTCGGACAAATTGCTTAGCGCAGACAAAGAAAACGTGAACGCCGTGCGGGACCGTTCTGGACGTGAATGA